In one Brevibacillus composti genomic region, the following are encoded:
- the abc-f gene encoding ribosomal protection-like ABC-F family protein, with translation MIIVSAQTIYKSYGATPVLEGVTLEIKAGERAGFVGPNGAGKTTLFKLLAGLEQQDQGDLFRAKGSVWAYLPQTPQYPQDWTGRDVIASAFAEGLRLQAELGELERQMSAATAEDSGWERLVHRYQQKQEDFERLGGYTWEVRMAQVIEGLGIADRLLFTPFVQLSGGEKTKVGLAKLLCERSDVLLLDEPTNHLDVEAMEWLEGFLRDYEGTVLLISHDRHFLDAVVTSIYHVDGGEVEHYHGHYSYFLAEREERLLRQFEAYQEQQKKIKKMQETIKRLKEWGNRSNPPNEAFHRRAKSMEKALARIERIDRPRLEAERMGLSFQKTDRSGEEVLIAEGLHKAYGEKLLMKGADLLLRYGERKALLGPNGSGKSTFLKMMLGEEAPDSGTVRVGASVKVGYLSQQALEGDQQRRLIDVFRETAAVSEAEARHRLARFLFYGEHVFKRLSQLSGGERMRLRLAQLMHQEINLLILDEPTNHLDIESRETLEEALADYRGTLLIVSHDRYFLQKMVDGVYWVEDGRLVHYEGSFREALEKRKRDRGERGFDSMEAGKAADAPSISSKTGWTGEQTASRRAEEPSSRGIATAGKESMSSREISPARGDSMSSRPLAIAPEDHTSSRSPQAASATKKGASKRVNAYKLAELERQIAELEARRETLTRLLAEGHPDYTQLMEWQQEWERVEAERDARYLEWLEMQPE, from the coding sequence ATGATTATCGTATCTGCACAAACCATCTATAAAAGCTATGGAGCCACCCCCGTACTGGAAGGGGTGACGCTGGAGATAAAAGCGGGAGAGAGAGCGGGCTTCGTCGGCCCGAACGGAGCAGGCAAAACGACGCTGTTCAAGCTGCTGGCAGGGCTCGAGCAGCAGGATCAGGGCGATCTTTTCCGGGCCAAGGGGAGTGTCTGGGCGTATCTGCCGCAAACGCCGCAATACCCGCAGGATTGGACGGGACGGGATGTGATCGCCAGCGCATTTGCCGAAGGGCTGCGTCTGCAGGCGGAGCTCGGCGAACTGGAGAGGCAGATGAGCGCAGCGACGGCCGAGGACAGCGGGTGGGAGCGCCTGGTCCACCGCTACCAGCAGAAGCAGGAGGATTTCGAGAGGCTGGGCGGGTACACCTGGGAGGTGCGCATGGCACAGGTCATTGAAGGGCTCGGGATCGCGGATCGGCTCTTGTTCACTCCCTTTGTCCAGCTGAGCGGAGGCGAAAAGACGAAGGTCGGCCTGGCCAAGCTGCTATGTGAGCGAAGCGACGTTCTCCTGCTCGACGAGCCGACCAACCATTTGGATGTGGAAGCCATGGAGTGGCTGGAGGGCTTTCTGCGCGATTACGAGGGGACCGTCCTCCTGATCTCCCATGACCGTCATTTTCTCGATGCGGTGGTTACCTCGATCTATCATGTGGACGGGGGCGAGGTGGAGCACTACCACGGCCACTACAGCTATTTTCTGGCGGAGAGGGAAGAGAGGCTGCTGCGCCAGTTTGAAGCCTACCAAGAGCAGCAGAAGAAAATCAAGAAGATGCAGGAGACGATCAAGCGGCTCAAGGAATGGGGCAATCGCTCGAATCCGCCCAACGAAGCCTTTCACCGCCGGGCCAAAAGCATGGAAAAGGCGCTGGCGAGGATCGAGCGCATCGACCGGCCGCGGCTGGAGGCGGAGCGGATGGGCCTGTCCTTTCAAAAAACAGACCGAAGCGGCGAGGAAGTCCTGATCGCCGAAGGACTGCATAAAGCCTACGGAGAGAAGCTGCTGATGAAGGGGGCGGATCTGCTTCTTCGCTACGGAGAGAGGAAGGCGCTGCTCGGCCCCAACGGCAGCGGCAAGTCGACTTTTCTCAAAATGATGCTGGGGGAGGAAGCTCCCGACAGCGGAACGGTGAGGGTCGGTGCGAGCGTAAAGGTGGGCTATCTCTCCCAGCAGGCGCTGGAAGGCGATCAGCAGCGGCGGCTGATCGATGTCTTCCGCGAGACGGCAGCGGTATCCGAGGCAGAGGCGCGTCATCGGCTGGCCCGCTTTCTCTTTTACGGCGAGCATGTGTTCAAGCGGCTCAGTCAGCTGAGCGGGGGCGAGCGGATGAGATTGCGTCTCGCGCAGCTGATGCATCAGGAAATCAATCTGCTCATCCTGGATGAGCCGACCAACCACCTGGATATCGAGTCGCGGGAGACGCTGGAGGAAGCGCTGGCCGATTATCGCGGCACGCTGCTGATCGTCTCCCACGACCGTTACTTTTTGCAAAAAATGGTGGACGGGGTGTATTGGGTCGAGGACGGTCGGCTTGTCCACTACGAAGGGTCCTTTCGGGAAGCGCTCGAAAAAAGGAAGCGGGACAGGGGGGAGCGGGGCTTCGACAGCATGGAAGCGGGCAAAGCGGCGGATGCGCCGAGCATCTCCTCGAAAACCGGATGGACTGGCGAACAGACCGCTTCGCGCCGTGCAGAAGAACCTTCGTCTCGCGGCATCGCCACGGCAGGTAAAGAGAGCATGTCTTCCCGCGAAATCTCTCCTGCACGAGGTGACAGCATGTCATCCCGCCCATTGGCTATTGCGCCGGAAGACCATACATCATCCCGCTCACCCCAGGCGGCGTCTGCAACCAAAAAGGGAGCGTCCAAACGGGTGAATGCCTATAAGCTGGCGGAGCTGGAGCGGCAGATTGCCGAACTGGAAGCCAGGCGGGAGACGCTGACTCGGCTGCTGGCAGAAGGGCATCCCGACTACACCCAGCTGATGGAGTGGCAGCAGGAGTGGGAGCGGGTAGAGGCGGAAAGAGATGCCCGCTATCTGGAGTGGCTGGAGATGCAGCCCGAGTAG
- a CDS encoding MFS transporter, whose translation MKKKYLPLLFLIAFLTMLGFGIIIPILPFFAENVGASSFEIGILFASYNIMQFLFAPIWGALSDRIGRKPLIAFGLFGFSITFILFGLAGSYTEMLAYRILGGIVSAAALPTVTAMVADVFPPEERAKGMGIIGAGIGLSFVFGPAIGGFLSPYGFAVPFFASGGVALLTFFLILFALPESLPKEKRTGMARDKQGNLLTVVFGPLSLMYGIMFVVSFAFSGLETTFALFINDLYGFTSKDLGMMFLVMGIISAFVQAGLIGKMVKRLGEPLVLTIGLVLYAVGFFSIPLAANFWALALTLSLFGAGQGMIRATGTAMITQRTSQGQGVTSGAISSMDSLGRILGPLAGGAVYQWTASGPFLVGGILMVVMLVLFRTRYHRLPQQAQG comes from the coding sequence GTGAAAAAGAAGTACCTCCCCCTATTGTTTCTGATTGCCTTTCTCACCATGCTGGGGTTCGGGATCATCATCCCGATTCTTCCATTCTTTGCCGAGAATGTGGGGGCTTCTTCCTTTGAAATTGGCATTTTGTTTGCGAGCTACAACATCATGCAGTTTCTGTTTGCCCCGATCTGGGGAGCCCTGTCTGATCGTATCGGGCGAAAACCCTTGATCGCGTTTGGCCTGTTTGGCTTTTCCATCACATTTATCCTGTTCGGATTGGCGGGCAGCTATACGGAAATGTTGGCCTACCGCATACTCGGCGGGATTGTGTCTGCAGCGGCCCTGCCTACGGTAACCGCCATGGTAGCCGATGTCTTCCCTCCCGAAGAACGGGCCAAGGGAATGGGCATCATCGGGGCAGGGATTGGCCTGAGCTTTGTCTTCGGACCGGCGATCGGCGGTTTTCTCAGCCCGTACGGCTTTGCCGTCCCGTTCTTTGCATCGGGCGGCGTTGCGCTATTGACCTTTTTCCTGATCCTGTTTGCCCTGCCGGAAAGCCTGCCGAAGGAAAAGCGGACAGGAATGGCCCGGGACAAACAAGGGAATCTGCTCACGGTGGTCTTCGGTCCGCTGTCGCTGATGTACGGGATCATGTTTGTCGTCTCGTTTGCCTTCTCCGGCCTGGAGACGACCTTTGCCCTGTTCATCAATGATTTATACGGCTTTACGTCCAAGGATCTGGGCATGATGTTTCTCGTGATGGGCATCATTTCGGCTTTTGTGCAGGCTGGACTGATTGGCAAAATGGTAAAGCGCCTCGGGGAGCCGCTCGTCCTCACGATCGGACTGGTTCTCTACGCGGTAGGTTTCTTCTCCATTCCGCTGGCGGCGAACTTTTGGGCGCTCGCCCTGACCCTCTCCCTCTTCGGAGCTGGACAAGGCATGATCCGCGCTACCGGCACTGCGATGATCACGCAGCGGACGAGCCAGGGACAAGGGGTGACCAGCGGCGCGATCAGCTCGATGGACAGCCTCGGCCGCATCCTCGGCCCGCTCGCCGGCGGGGCCGTCTATCAGTGGACGGCCAGCGGACCGTTTCTCGTCGGCGGCATCCTGATGGTCGTGATGCTCGTGCTGTTCCGCACCCGCTACCATCGGCTTCCGCAGCAGGCCCAAGGCTGA
- a CDS encoding YqgQ family protein yields MNGREGFDLQSFLKRYNLFIYTGDPEGDMILLEDEIRELYQLGIIEKEEMLEALTSVKKRYQKEER; encoded by the coding sequence TTGAACGGACGGGAAGGATTTGATCTGCAGTCATTTCTGAAGCGTTACAATCTCTTCATTTATACCGGAGATCCGGAAGGCGACATGATCCTGCTGGAGGACGAGATTCGCGAGCTCTACCAGCTTGGGATCATCGAAAAGGAAGAGATGCTGGAAGCCCTGACATCCGTAAAAAAGCGATATCAAAAAGAGGAACGGTAA
- a CDS encoding class I SAM-dependent methyltransferase codes for METTSHRESRLEPMLVPVTDGLVFAAKFFSSPRSVGSIVPSSRQLVKTMMAAVEWEHATAVAELGAGTGVCTEAIQEAKRVDCQALILEQDDTMRMRLARRYPELRYGQDACRLTAEMAANGMGQLDAVISGLPFANFTQQLRDDILDQVAAALKPGGVFVQFQYSLQLKKQLERRFASVQIRFVPFNFPCAFVYVCRKRG; via the coding sequence ATGGAAACGACGTCTCATAGAGAAAGTAGACTGGAACCGATGCTTGTTCCCGTAACAGACGGGCTGGTGTTTGCCGCAAAATTTTTCTCTTCTCCCCGATCGGTCGGAAGCATCGTCCCCAGCTCTCGTCAGCTGGTGAAGACGATGATGGCTGCGGTAGAGTGGGAACACGCCACTGCTGTCGCGGAGTTGGGGGCTGGGACGGGTGTATGTACAGAGGCGATCCAGGAGGCCAAAAGAGTGGACTGTCAGGCGCTGATCCTGGAGCAGGACGACACCATGCGCATGCGGCTCGCCCGCCGCTACCCCGAGCTTCGTTACGGACAAGACGCCTGCAGGCTGACAGCAGAGATGGCGGCAAACGGAATGGGACAGCTGGATGCCGTGATCAGCGGACTCCCCTTTGCCAATTTTACGCAGCAGCTGCGCGACGATATTCTGGACCAGGTAGCGGCTGCGCTGAAGCCTGGCGGGGTTTTTGTACAGTTTCAATATTCGCTGCAATTGAAGAAGCAGCTGGAGAGGCGTTTTGCGAGCGTGCAGATCCGATTTGTGCCGTTTAACTTCCCCTGCGCGTTTGTCTACGTCTGCCGAAAGAGAGGATGA
- a CDS encoding DedA family protein, which yields MDADMLTGMVAQYGYPALFFALWLGIVGMPVPDEMIVMTAGAITAQGWLQPIPAFVAVYLGVVSGLSLGYVLGYRIGAPILQWLARKLKGEKYLNKAEDLLNRYGNGAICLSYFFPVVRHVVPYLVGIQRMPLRRYALYSLPTGFVWTLNYFMAGRLFGRHLDAIMSGVQTYGGITFLALVLLAAAFFWIRRRQAGQHEAQTQRVR from the coding sequence ATGGATGCGGATATGCTTACGGGCATGGTTGCCCAGTACGGGTATCCGGCCCTGTTTTTTGCCCTGTGGCTGGGGATTGTGGGGATGCCGGTACCCGACGAGATGATTGTGATGACAGCCGGAGCGATAACGGCTCAGGGCTGGCTGCAGCCGATTCCCGCCTTTGTCGCCGTCTATCTGGGAGTTGTCTCCGGCTTGTCGCTCGGGTACGTCCTGGGCTATCGAATCGGAGCGCCGATCCTGCAGTGGCTCGCCCGCAAGCTGAAAGGGGAAAAGTATTTGAACAAAGCGGAGGATTTGCTGAATCGCTACGGAAATGGAGCCATATGCTTGAGCTATTTTTTTCCTGTCGTCCGTCACGTGGTTCCTTATCTCGTAGGGATTCAGCGGATGCCGCTGCGCCGGTATGCGCTGTATTCGCTGCCGACCGGGTTTGTTTGGACGCTGAATTACTTCATGGCCGGCCGGTTGTTTGGCCGTCATTTAGACGCGATTATGAGCGGTGTCCAAACCTATGGAGGCATTACTTTTTTGGCGCTGGTATTGCTTGCCGCAGCCTTCTTTTGGATCCGCCGCCGGCAAGCGGGGCAGCATGAGGCGCAGACACAGAGGGTACGGTAG
- a CDS encoding NUDIX hydrolase, translated as MKKERHTLPTAVHLFLMRGDEILLLRRYQTGYEDGNYSVPAGHLDGGEEVAAAAIREAQEEVGIRISPDDLRVVGVMHRLSTDERIDFFVSAEKWTGEIVNKEPDKCDELRWAHMDELPANVIPYVRQAISNFRNGQWFQSFGWS; from the coding sequence ATGAAAAAAGAACGACATACCTTGCCGACTGCCGTCCATCTGTTCCTCATGCGGGGAGACGAAATTCTGTTGCTGCGCCGTTATCAGACGGGCTATGAGGACGGCAACTACAGCGTTCCTGCCGGCCATCTCGACGGCGGCGAGGAGGTTGCGGCCGCTGCCATCCGCGAAGCGCAGGAAGAGGTAGGCATCCGCATCTCCCCCGATGACCTGCGTGTCGTGGGAGTGATGCACCGCCTGTCGACGGATGAGCGGATTGATTTTTTTGTCTCGGCCGAAAAGTGGACAGGCGAGATCGTGAACAAAGAGCCTGACAAGTGTGACGAATTGCGCTGGGCGCATATGGACGAGCTGCCCGCGAATGTAATCCCGTATGTGCGCCAGGCGATCTCTAATTTTCGGAATGGGCAGTGGTTTCAGAGTTTTGGCTGGAGCTAG
- the tkt gene encoding transketolase, with protein MTQHTSVDHLAINTIRTLAIDAIEKANSGHPGMPMGAAPMAHVLYSRFMKVNPQNPSWVDRDRFVLSAGHGSMLLYAMLHLMKYDVSLEDLHSFRQWGSKTPGHPEFGHTPGVDATTGPLGQGIAMAVGMAMAERHLAAVYNRDGFDIVNHYTYAICGDGDLMEGVSSEASSLAAHLKLGKLIVLYDSNDISLDGELSLSFSENVAQRYQAYGWQYLRVEDGNDLAAIEAAIAEAKQDESRPTLIEVKTVIGYGSPNKGGSSKSHGAPLGKDEVKLTKAGYGWNYEEEFHIPAEVAEFYSKRAEAGQKAEAEWKERFAAYAKAYPDLARQFETAMSNQLPANWDSELPAYEAGAKLATRAASGSAINALAKTVPYLFGGSADLASSNNTLIKEAGNFLPSSYDGRNIWFGVREFAMGAALNGMALHGGLKVYGATFFVFSDYVRPAIRLSALMKQPVIYVFTHDSIAVGEDGPTHEPIEHLPSLRAIPDLTVIRPADAVETNEAWKYALSRTDEPVVLVLTRQNLPVMQETIEKAAEGVSKGAYVLADAANGQPDLLLLATGSEVSLAMEARAVLAERGIQARVVSMPSWELFERQPQAYRDQVLPPAVKARLGVEMAAPLGWERYVGDAGKIIGISQFGASAPGERIMKEYGFTVENVVAEAEKLLKK; from the coding sequence ATGACTCAGCACACGTCTGTCGATCATTTGGCAATCAACACCATCCGCACGTTGGCAATCGATGCGATCGAAAAGGCCAACTCCGGGCATCCGGGCATGCCCATGGGCGCAGCGCCGATGGCCCATGTTTTGTATAGCCGCTTTATGAAGGTGAATCCGCAAAATCCGAGCTGGGTGGATCGCGATCGCTTCGTCCTTTCCGCCGGACATGGCTCAATGCTATTATACGCGATGTTGCACCTGATGAAATACGATGTTTCACTGGAAGACCTGCACAGCTTCCGTCAGTGGGGAAGCAAAACTCCCGGCCATCCGGAATTTGGCCACACCCCTGGCGTCGATGCGACGACCGGTCCGCTGGGACAAGGCATTGCGATGGCTGTCGGGATGGCGATGGCCGAAAGGCATTTGGCTGCGGTCTACAATCGGGACGGCTTCGATATCGTCAATCACTACACCTATGCCATCTGCGGCGACGGCGACCTGATGGAAGGCGTATCCAGCGAGGCGTCCTCCCTGGCCGCACATCTGAAGCTGGGCAAGCTGATCGTTCTCTACGATTCCAATGATATTTCGCTGGACGGCGAACTCTCCCTCTCGTTCTCGGAAAATGTGGCGCAGCGCTATCAAGCGTATGGCTGGCAATATCTGCGCGTCGAGGACGGCAATGATCTGGCGGCGATCGAGGCTGCGATTGCCGAGGCGAAGCAGGACGAGAGCCGTCCGACACTGATCGAGGTCAAAACCGTGATCGGCTACGGCAGCCCGAATAAAGGCGGCTCCAGCAAATCGCACGGAGCCCCGCTCGGCAAGGACGAGGTGAAGCTGACCAAAGCGGGCTACGGTTGGAACTACGAAGAAGAATTCCACATCCCGGCCGAGGTTGCCGAATTCTACAGCAAACGGGCGGAAGCCGGCCAGAAGGCAGAGGCGGAGTGGAAAGAGCGCTTTGCCGCGTACGCCAAGGCGTACCCGGATCTGGCCCGGCAATTCGAGACGGCGATGTCCAACCAACTGCCGGCGAACTGGGACAGCGAGCTGCCTGCATATGAAGCAGGCGCGAAGCTGGCGACCCGCGCTGCATCCGGCAGTGCCATCAATGCGCTGGCCAAAACGGTGCCGTACCTGTTCGGAGGATCGGCAGACCTGGCCTCTTCCAACAATACGCTGATCAAAGAAGCGGGCAACTTCCTGCCCAGCTCCTACGACGGCCGCAATATCTGGTTTGGCGTCCGCGAGTTCGCGATGGGCGCTGCCTTGAACGGAATGGCCTTGCATGGCGGTTTGAAGGTGTACGGCGCTACGTTCTTTGTCTTCTCCGACTACGTGCGTCCGGCGATCCGTCTCTCCGCGCTGATGAAGCAGCCGGTCATCTACGTCTTTACCCACGACTCCATCGCGGTTGGCGAAGACGGACCGACCCATGAGCCGATCGAGCATCTGCCCTCCCTGCGGGCGATTCCAGATCTCACGGTGATTCGTCCCGCCGATGCGGTGGAGACCAATGAGGCCTGGAAGTATGCGCTGTCCCGCACGGATGAACCGGTGGTCCTGGTGCTGACCCGCCAGAATCTGCCTGTGATGCAGGAGACGATCGAGAAGGCGGCAGAAGGCGTCAGCAAAGGAGCGTATGTGCTGGCGGATGCAGCCAATGGCCAGCCGGACCTGCTCTTGCTGGCGACCGGTTCGGAAGTGTCGCTCGCGATGGAAGCGCGTGCCGTCTTGGCCGAGCGCGGCATTCAGGCGCGCGTCGTCTCGATGCCGAGCTGGGAGCTGTTCGAGCGCCAGCCGCAAGCCTATCGCGATCAGGTCCTCCCGCCGGCGGTCAAAGCGCGTCTGGGCGTGGAGATGGCCGCACCGCTCGGCTGGGAGCGCTACGTCGGCGATGCGGGCAAAATCATCGGCATCAGCCAGTTTGGTGCCTCCGCACCGGGCGAGCGCATCATGAAAGAATACGGCTTCACGGTAGAAAATGTGGTAGCCGAGGCAGAAAAACTGCTGAAAAAGTAA
- a CDS encoding transglycosylase domain-containing protein, giving the protein MATKAKKTVRKKKSNLLMFAVSFTIFLLLSVIGGYMSLLYAGEKMIETQIQKLEALKAEPTVIYDKNKNEIASLVIEKNREYMPISKMPDFLIKAFIAVEDKRFFEHKGVDMIRIGGAIINDIRKGSLAEGGSTITQQLARNVFLSLDKTFWRKTKEVSIAIGLERKFSKDQILEMYLNQVYLGKGAFGVEDAALHYFGKSVTDERFTLAEAATLAAIPKAPTHYSPFNNPEKAKERRDTILRLMHEQGFITLEQKEAAQAEPLPEEREDGGKSGGSGLKKGYQAFFDYILREAKDKYGVTEEELYRGGWSVYTTLDPNMQDAMVKAYANEKNFPKPGAKRAVQSAMVVVDAKNGGIAAMMGGRDYKAKGFNFATDMARQPGSSFKPIAVFAPAVDTDIGKWNANSRLSNQRQSFNGYEPRNHNGKYSESVSMMRAVINSDNVPAVWLLNEIGVKTGMKYIEKFGIQLSPEDRNLAIALGGLSSGTSPLKMAQAYTTFANGGVMAESHVIEKLENKQTGVEHVYAAKENRVLKREAAWEVHTMLERAVQEGTGRAARISGRPVAGKTGTTQSTVGGSSVNKDAWFVGYTPEYVGAVWMGFDPEDKDHQMKQGSSLTAKMFAAVLSEGLKGVKVSQFEPPAGLQRQVEEEPEETSSVQLFADLTLDHNQLKVVLSWMGGEPEFTYDIYRFTDNPENREKIAEGVRETIYVDTLSGDKMYKYLVIPRDANGEEKTSSNIAEIDMSHLENLLREGDHHDDGQEGDIPIEGGNDNGQWPGNGNGNGNGNGNGDGNGDGNGNGNGNGDSGQPGNSGEQPPVTIPPDILPPTEGNPEMPPPGIELPPPPSDQGGQMTIPPGTNG; this is encoded by the coding sequence ATGGCAACAAAGGCCAAGAAAACAGTCAGAAAGAAAAAAAGCAATCTGCTGATGTTTGCCGTATCCTTTACCATCTTTCTGCTCTTGAGCGTCATCGGCGGCTATATGTCACTCTTGTACGCCGGTGAAAAGATGATTGAGACGCAAATACAAAAGCTGGAGGCTTTAAAGGCAGAACCGACTGTTATATACGACAAGAACAAAAACGAAATAGCCAGTCTGGTCATTGAGAAAAATCGGGAATACATGCCGATTTCGAAGATGCCCGACTTTTTGATCAAAGCGTTCATTGCCGTCGAGGACAAACGCTTCTTCGAACACAAGGGAGTGGACATGATCCGGATCGGGGGCGCGATTATCAACGATATCCGCAAAGGGTCGCTCGCCGAGGGCGGCAGCACGATCACGCAGCAGCTCGCCCGCAACGTGTTTCTCTCGCTGGACAAAACCTTTTGGCGGAAAACCAAAGAGGTGAGCATCGCGATCGGCTTGGAGCGCAAATTCTCCAAGGATCAGATTTTGGAGATGTATCTCAACCAGGTCTACCTGGGCAAAGGGGCGTTTGGGGTAGAGGACGCCGCTCTTCACTACTTTGGCAAGTCGGTAACGGACGAGAGATTCACCTTGGCGGAAGCGGCCACACTGGCAGCGATCCCCAAAGCGCCGACGCACTACTCGCCGTTTAACAATCCGGAAAAGGCGAAGGAGCGTCGCGACACCATCCTGCGCCTGATGCATGAGCAAGGCTTTATTACCCTGGAACAAAAAGAAGCGGCACAGGCCGAACCGCTGCCGGAGGAACGGGAGGACGGAGGAAAAAGCGGCGGAAGCGGGCTGAAAAAAGGCTATCAGGCATTCTTTGACTACATTCTCCGCGAAGCGAAAGACAAGTACGGCGTGACGGAGGAAGAGCTGTATCGGGGAGGCTGGTCCGTCTACACCACGCTGGACCCCAATATGCAGGATGCCATGGTCAAAGCGTATGCCAATGAAAAGAACTTCCCGAAACCGGGAGCGAAGCGGGCCGTCCAATCGGCGATGGTCGTCGTCGACGCCAAAAACGGCGGAATCGCCGCGATGATGGGCGGACGCGATTACAAGGCAAAAGGCTTTAACTTTGCGACGGACATGGCCCGTCAGCCAGGCTCCTCCTTCAAGCCAATCGCCGTATTTGCGCCGGCGGTCGATACGGATATTGGCAAATGGAACGCAAACTCCCGGCTGTCCAACCAGCGCCAGAGCTTCAACGGCTACGAGCCGCGAAACCACAACGGCAAGTACAGCGAGTCGGTCAGCATGATGCGGGCGGTCATCAATTCGGATAACGTTCCGGCCGTCTGGCTCTTGAACGAGATCGGCGTAAAAACCGGGATGAAGTATATCGAGAAATTCGGCATCCAGTTGTCGCCGGAAGACCGCAACCTGGCAATCGCACTCGGGGGCCTGAGCAGCGGTACATCTCCCCTGAAGATGGCCCAGGCCTATACCACCTTCGCAAACGGCGGCGTGATGGCCGAATCGCATGTGATCGAGAAGCTGGAAAACAAGCAAACGGGTGTCGAGCACGTCTATGCAGCGAAAGAAAACCGGGTGCTGAAACGGGAGGCGGCCTGGGAAGTGCACACCATGCTGGAGCGTGCCGTCCAGGAAGGAACCGGGCGCGCTGCGCGCATCTCCGGCCGTCCGGTCGCCGGGAAGACGGGAACGACCCAGTCCACCGTCGGAGGCAGCAGCGTCAACAAAGACGCGTGGTTCGTCGGATATACCCCTGAGTATGTAGGGGCCGTCTGGATGGGCTTCGATCCGGAAGACAAAGATCACCAGATGAAGCAGGGCAGCAGTTTGACGGCCAAAATGTTTGCCGCGGTGCTGAGCGAAGGACTGAAAGGTGTGAAGGTTAGCCAGTTTGAACCTCCGGCAGGCTTGCAGCGGCAAGTAGAAGAGGAACCGGAAGAAACGTCTTCCGTACAGCTTTTCGCCGACTTGACACTGGACCATAATCAGCTGAAAGTGGTGCTCAGCTGGATGGGCGGGGAACCGGAGTTCACCTATGATATCTATCGCTTTACCGACAATCCCGAGAACCGGGAGAAGATCGCGGAAGGCGTGCGCGAGACAATCTATGTGGATACGCTCAGCGGGGATAAGATGTATAAGTACCTGGTGATTCCGCGCGATGCGAACGGTGAGGAAAAGACGTCGTCCAACATCGCGGAGATAGACATGAGCCACTTGGAAAATCTCCTGCGCGAAGGCGACCATCACGATGATGGACAGGAAGGAGATATCCCGATCGAGGGTGGAAACGATAACGGCCAGTGGCCCGGCAATGGGAACGGCAACGGAAATGGGAACGGCAACGGCGATGGCAATGGCGATGGCAACGGCAACGGCAACGGCAACGGAGACAGCGGCCAGCCGGGCAATTCTGGAGAACAGCCGCCGGTGACGATTCCGCCTGACATTCTCCCGCCGACCGAGGGGAATCCGGAGATGCCGCCGCCAGGCATCGAACTGCCGCCGCCGCCATCCGACCAAGGCGGCCAGATGACGATTCCGCCGGGAACCAACGGGTAG